A single region of the Gopherus evgoodei ecotype Sinaloan lineage chromosome 3, rGopEvg1_v1.p, whole genome shotgun sequence genome encodes:
- the LOC115649406 gene encoding monocarboxylate transporter 10-like encodes MHRLEKDDNADNLQKESSFFYPPPDGGWGWVVVLAACTHALLVSGFHNAFGVYMISLLETFQSSRSRTGLIMVSLYFTTKRSFATGIVMAGGAAGTLVQNQVHRYLIKAFGWRTSLRVYCGILTICIFAGFAYRPLEKRRHPSVVENFQTSPLRGFIIDLSLWKDSIFELWVCALGLAKFGFFIPFVHMVRM; translated from the exons ATGCACAGATTGGAGAAAGATGATAATGCTGATAATCTCCAGAAAGAGTCGTCATTTTTCTATCCTCCCCCAgatgggggttggggttgggttgTGGTGCTGGCTGCATGTACTCATGCTTTGCTTGTCAGTGGATTCCACAACGCTTTTGGTGTGTACATGATTTCCTTACTGGAGACTTTCCAGTCAAGTAGGTCACGAACAG GCTTGATAATGGTGAGCCTTTACTTCACCACAAAGCGTTCATTTGCAACTGGGATTGTGATGGCTGGAGGGGCAGCAGGAACTCTGGTACAGAATCAGGTGCATCGATACCTAATCAAGGCATTTGGATGGAGAACTAGTCTGCGTGTGTATTGTGGAATTctaacaatatgtatttttgctGGGTTTGCATACAGACCACTTGAAAAAC gaaGACATCCAAGTGTTGTTGAAAACTTTCAGACATCACCATTAAGAGGTTTTATTATAGATCTGAGTTTATGGAAGGATAGTATATTTGAGTTATGGGTTTGTGCTCTTGGATTAGCAAAATTTGGATTCTTCATACCTTTTGTGCATATGGTAAGAATGTAA